In the Populus trichocarpa isolate Nisqually-1 chromosome 1, P.trichocarpa_v4.1, whole genome shotgun sequence genome, one interval contains:
- the LOC18094671 gene encoding pectinesterase 1: MVKYVDEVEQQAFRRKTRKRLIIVVVSSIVLLAVIIGAVIGVVLHNRNNNSSSNPVPPPELTPAASLKAVCSVTRYPTSCFSSISALETGNTTDPEELFKLSLHVAMNELSKLKDYPDKLIQSIDDATLQDALKVCATVFDDAVDRLNDSISSMAVGEGGKILSTAKMDDLKTWISTTITDQETCLDALQELNVTKHFNQTLVDHVKAEMENSTEFVSNSLAIVAKILGLLSDFNIPIHRRLLGFERTHNSRFPHWVGLGDRRLLQMSTPKPDVTVAKDDSGDCTTLREAVGKIPKKSKSRFIIYVKEGEYLENVILDKSKWNVMIYGDGKDKTIISGSLNFVDGTPTFSTASFAVAGKSFFARDIKFINTAGAEKHQAVAFRSGSDMSVLFRCAFDGFQDTLYAHSNRQFYRDCDITGTIDLSMFGSLVAGAFQITFRVKMHANDVFLFFKNYF, translated from the exons ATGGTAAAGTACGTAGACGAGGTCGAGCAGCAAGCCTTCCGGCGAAAGACACGTAAGCGTTTGATCATTGTCGTTGTCTCCTCCATTGTTCTTTTAGCTGTGATCATCGGTGCTGTTATAGGAGTTGTTTTGCACAACCGAAACAACAACTCTTCGTCCAACCCGGTCCCTCCTCCCGAGTTGACTCCAGCCGCTTCACTCAAGGCTGTTTGCAGTGTGACCCGGTACCCAACCTCATGTTTCTCCAGCATCTCTGCCCTTGAAACAGGAAACACTACGGACCCAGAGGAGCTTTTCAAGCTCTCTTTACATGTTGCTATGAATGAGCTGTCCAAGCTCAAAGACTACCCGGATAAGCTCATACAGAGCATTGATGACGCTACCCTTCAAGATGCTTTGAAAGTCTGTGCCACCGTGTTTGATGATGCTGTAGATAGACTCAACGACTCCATATCATCGATGGCTGTCGGTGAAGGTGGAAAGATTTTATCAACAGCTAAGATGGATGACTTGAAGACTTGGATCAGCACTACAATTACTGACCAAGAAACATGTTTAGATGCGTTGCAAGAGTTGAACGTTACAAAGCATTTTAACCAGACACTTGTTGATCATGTCAAGGCAGAAATGGAGAACTCTACCGAGTTTGTTAGCAATAGTTTGGCTATTGTTGCAAAAATCCTGGGTTTGCTTTCTGATTTCAACATCCCAATTCATAGAAGGTTACTTGGATTTGAAAGAACCCATAATTCAAGGTTTCCACATTGGGTTGGTTTAGGAGATAGAAGACTACTTCAGATGTCTACTCCGAAGCCGGATGTCACGGTGGCGAAAGACGATAGCGGGGACTGCACGACCTTACGTGAGGCAGTAggaaaaattccaaaaaagagTAAATCAAGATTCATCATATATGTTAAGGAAGGTGAATATTTGGAGAATGTGATTTTGGATAAAAGCAAGTGGAATGTAATGATCTATGGTGATGGGAAGGACAAGACTATTATTTCAGGCAGTCTGAATTTTGTTGATGGAACTCCCACCTTCTCTACTGCCAGTTTCG CTGTTGCGGGCAAGAGCTTCTTCGCCAGAGATATCAAGTTCATTAACACGGCCGGGGCAGAAAAGCACCAAGCAGTGGCCTTCAGGTCCGGCTCGGACATGTCAGTACTTTTCCGGTGTGCATTTGATGGATTTCAGGACACACTCTATGCTCACTCAAATCGACAATTCTACCGTGACTGTGACATTACCGGCACCATTGACTTGAGCATGTTTGGCAGtttggttgcgggtgcttttcaaataacttttcgtgtcaaaatgcatgccaatgatgtttttttattttttaaaaattatttttga